From Watersipora subatra chromosome 8, tzWatSuba1.1, whole genome shotgun sequence, a single genomic window includes:
- the LOC137402606 gene encoding ATP-dependent DNA helicase PIF1-like, with translation MAHKATVEALDRTLKDLYNSDKLMGGVCVLLAGNFRHILPFIPRGTPADELKACLKDSYIWHCVEHQWLKERVILAPKNDTVDHINQLLLEKIPGTTTSFLSIDCVVEENDSVNYPTEFLNSLQLASMPPHNLQLCVGAPVMLLRNLDSPRLCNGTRLVIENLSPNLFCATVLTGAAMGEKVFIPRIPLIPTNVPFQFKRIQFPVRLSFVLTINKSQGQTLKTVGIHLLTPCFSHGQLYVALPRVGSKNGLYILSPFSQTKNIVYPQALH, from the exons ATGGCACATAAAGCAACAGTGGAAGCTCTGGATCGCACGCTTAAAGACCTTTATAACAGTGACAAACTTATGGGTGGTGTATGTGTACTTCTTGCTGGCAATTTTCGTCATATCCTACCGTTCATACCTAGAGGAACTCCAGCTGATGAACTCAAAGCTTGCTTAAAGGATTCTTATATATGGCACTGTGTAGAA CACCAATGGCTGAAAGAAAGGGTAATTCTGGCACCTAAAAATGACACTGTTGACCACATCAATCAACTACTTCTTGAAAAGATTCCTGGGACTACGACTTCATTCCTCAGCATAGACTGTGTTGTTGAAGAGAATGACTCCGTCAATTATCCTACAGAATTTTTGAACTCCTTACAGCTTGCCAGTATGCCTCCTCATAATCTTCAACTATGCGTTGGTGCCCCAGTTATGCTTCTTCGAAATTTGGATTCACCTAGACTTTGTAATGGAACAAGATTGGTCATCGAAAATCTATCTCCAAATCTTTTTTGTGCTACTGTGCTTACCGGAGCTGCAATGggtgaaaaagtttttatcccTAGAATACCACTAATTCCGacaaatgtgccatttcaatttaaACGTATTCAGTTTCCTGTTAGACTGTCATTTGTTTTGACTATCAACAAATCCCAAGgtcaaacactaaaaactgtcGGCATTCACCTCCTTACACCATGCTTTTCTCatggacagttgtatgttgcgcTACCCCGAGTAGGCAGTAAAAATGGTCTATACATTCTCTCGccattcagtcagacaaagaacaTTGTTTACCCTCAAGCGCTTCATTGA